TTTTCTAGTGCCCGAAACAGCAGtgcttgttcctgtaatcaccattaaaaccatccatccattcacttctgcttatcctgttcagggtcgcgaaagggctggagcctatcccagctgtcatagggcgagaggcagggtacactctatACAGGACATGAAAACCTTTACTAGGAAAAAGCTGGAGGAGTCCTTCATCAAACCACCTGCTCAATAAGCatcaacacaaagcaaaacaaactttgtagctgctcccatccaccgccgtttcttttgttttttttttttttttttttttttttacacagcgAAAAATCTACAGTAAAGATACAGAAGCTAAAATAAAATAGGCAAATAATCTGTTACCCAAGTCTCAGTCTTCAGGTGGTTCAAGAGGTAGAGTAGGTCACCTACTAGTCGGAagattggtggttcaatcctCCTCCAGTATGCATGCCAGCACATCCTTggccaagatactgaaccccaagttgctctctaattcgttcattggagtgtgaatgatagaaagaagtgcttgtgtgaatggatgaatgaggcatgttgtgcaaagctctttgagtgctcaaatagagtagaaaagcagtcATTTTACCAACGATGTTTAAATTAGGCAGCTTGCTGAAGGCTGTCAGCAGCTGTCCTGCTTTATATGACAGTGACAGGAAGGGGTGAGTTTACAGGGAGCATGGGGTCTACTAGAATACAgttatttcaaggctttagaaacattattttgtgGATTTAGattcatataaaatataaatattaatacttaaaaataagaaccccccccccatagGCCATTAAAAATGTACATGGGGCCTAGTAAAACTCTGAGTCACTAATCTGGAGCTGTTGGGAGGTGCCTGGGGCTAATTAATGTTAATTAGCCCcaggcacctcttgggtgaggtgttctgggcatgtcttACCAGGAGGAAGCCTCAGGGtagactagggtttaatcccgggatccgggattcccgggaaatgcgatcagaaccatttcccgtttcccgggaaacgttagacgggaaaccgggaaaaaagtcgcgcgcgtcgatttgactttcagaaagaaaagaaagcttcagaatgttaaatttaaggaaatattgagagaagggttcgtttaatgcgaaaagcattactcttcatttcaggcacgttcagcctccgtttaaggcttcagccttcatctcaagcgttttaatagaggtattacacagttgtgcttttttcccatttttgtgaaattgtaggcaatgtgtttaccctaaggtattttgtattatataattttatattatatattgttatattgcattatatagcctataaaatatgcctgccctgaacaataaagaaatatctgtttaacttcgagtgtttcttttcctcgtttgcagccgcttactaacaatcatgaattaggatacgggcctaatgtgtgaagaaattatcatgaaatagattgctttaacatatttcgcttttaaaatggagttgagtaaaatgtatattttttaggctataaggatcggccagtttttcaatagacgattcacctactttaaccctcagacacggtgttataaatttgctgttgccagaatggcaatgaccaagtcgtggagcattactcaaggccctgtgttatgccatattatagtgtagtacggtagttaacttttcaatgactattacagcgttccactggtggagatatagcgcaacagatgtcgccacgacagcgtggctgagcctttatcaatgctgtggacatgaaccgtattgttttgcaccagcagttgtaaaatatcttggtataattccatgtacaatggaggaatattcaaataatatttgttaagggagtgttgaggaacgatacaacaccgcatagctcgagcactcgaatctcgagatgtaggttttattgcgttaatcaagccgacgttaccccctactgggcataacaggacatagctggaaagctacctctacaatatcacaataggttaaggccgacacaggctacacaaggcctaattaaaataaaaaaataaataaactttttcccggtattcccgggaaatggctcgtcatttcccgggatttgattcatgtcattttcgggaaaaatattaaaccctagggTAGACCCATGAcgtgctggagagattacatctcttggctggcctgggaattcctcagtgttcccccagataagctATAGAAGGGAAGTCTGCAGTTGCTTAGAGTGCTGCCCCAGTGCCCCAGTGCCCCAGCGCCGGTTAAGCGGAAGAAaatcgatggatggatggatggattaattattaacattaatttaaaCACGTACACCATTAAAACATCTGTTTTCTACAGCACGAAACATTGCATCAAACACAGGTCAAAGCCCAGTTCTGAGAATGTTGACATTCTCGCTTTACTTGATATACCTTTAAAGGCTTACCGACACATACACATGAACATACACCAAACTGCCATCATCCAGGAGATACACTGAGAGGGTTTAGTTTTTTGACATGTTTgcagttaaactattaaaaaaaactgcaatttctaaaatggaaatctatgagcagttcattttaaaagacctGTCTTTTCCTCTTAAATATTGATTATTTCTTATTAATAGGACAAAACTATTTCTCACTTTATTACTCAATGGAATAATCTATAATACTTGTTTGCTAAAATAATCTGCAGCCCTAGAACTAAGTTTGTCTTTTGCTATTCACCACCATCTTTTGCCAATGGAGCAATGCATAAGTCACTGTCACTGCAATCTAATGAGAGGCAGACTCTTCATTCCTTGGCCATTTGACCACAGACATGTTTAGCTCAGTGGTGGGATTGTAAGGAAACTTTCATTTTGGTTTATGAAAAACTTGTCTTTCAACAGGCCCATTTATTCCATGGTAAAACTGACTCTAGTGGACTTAACTAGAACAGTCATTGCTTTGCCTTTTATgcacagaggaaggaaaaagtTGTTACTGCATCTGAATAAGCACAGAGAACAAGGCAGAAGtcaaatttgaacattttaggTATAGCAGCTTATTACATTACAAATACTTTTAACAACAAAGTACACATCTGATGATGATGGCAGGCTCAGAAACACTGATACTGTGTCATAAGGCTGCTTGTTGTGAAAGTTTCCCATATAAAAAGAGGTGGTTTGTGTATTCTACAGTTAAATTCTTCATCTACAAAcaaatgtctgattttttttttttttaggttcaaACATGtcttaaaacacattcaaacccggctcaaacacatttaaatgttgatcaggagaaaagaaaacacatctaGCCGAGCAGCCAGAGCCACATCACACACAGTACAACACCCTAAGTGTTCTCAGGGGTTGGGGTGATTGCAAACAGGTTTCTGTTCTCACAAAGCCGTGAATGTTAATATTGGGAAACCCTAATCCCGGAGGTTTCCTCACTTTATAACTTAGGTGAATCCTAGCCCGACTAAACATCGTAGTTAGTGTATAACATGCTAAAACACTGCATCAGTCCTTGGAAACACAACTTTGGCTTACTTACTGTAAACTAAAACCCTGCTTCGGGCCTGCATTAATCTCTACTGAGAGCTAGCACGATATTAAACATACCTTCCGACTCAATTTACATAAAGTAGTCCAAGTGTCGCTCGCTGCCCACGTCTAAGCTAGCTAcgtataaataaatacataagtaAACGAACGAAAATATGAAGCAGCAAAAAGAAGCTAGGACCAAAATGTGCGCTTTCTAGCTTCGCTCGGACAACTAAAGGCAATGGTATGAAGTAATAACCTTGACAGACCAGCTAGCGACTGCCTGGAGAAGAGAAGAGCGGGGTCAAGCAGCAAAACGCCTTCAAAAGCAGCCCCCACGCATCCAAATATAGCTCACGTATCAACTTTAACTAACCTACCATGCACCGCTGTAGCCTGTTTAAGAAGCTGTTTTCGTTTTAAGCACTTACTTTGAGTCTTATTGCAGTCTCTTCCTGGAAGCTTGTATCTCTTCGACAGTTGTAGTCTTGGCCGTATTTCACTGTGTGGGTGGGACGCAGAGTTTCCATTGGAGGTTCCCACCCATATCTTTCTCTATAGCCGTCCTCTGTGGCAACACCTATAAACAAATTAATATTGCTCACTGTTAGACGTATACACAACCTTTTATGGCTTGATGgaaaatatgacagaaaacgtCACAGTAGGTCTGTTGTTTGACGTAAGTGTTCATTAAACCAACACACTATTCAGATGAGAATACCTGAGTGTTAACCACCTTTCTTCACACATTCTGTTTATCTTCAGGTAGCTACGTGAAAGCTTCATGGTTGGTTAGtgtaactatatatatatatatatatatatatatatatatatatatatatatatatatatatatatatatatatatatatatatataaccatGCAGTGTTctgagaaattgcaaaaaaatttcaaaagcTGTACCTCAGATTCttatgttaaagttcatgacagtacaattagaaacagACCGAACAAATctgacttgtttggaaggatcgccagcagtaaaaaaaaagcagtgaagtctgggaagaggaagaggaattcCTGTGTGTTCACACTAAACCGGACTCAAGCTCTGTACAAGAATACCTGAGTGTTAACCACATTTATTTGCATATTCtgttatgtatgtatatacatatctGTTTATCTTCTGGTAGCTACGTGAAAGCTTCATGGTTAGTGTAACTGTTAGTCCTAAATTGACTCCATCTGCTGGGCAGGCTGAGGTCTTTTAGGGCGTGCAGGACATTACTGaggaccttttatgacacagtgatGGCCTCTGCAATCTTTTATGCAGCTGTCTGCTTGGGAGGTAGCAGCGTGGAGAGGGACAGGAAATGACAATGGACTGGTGAAGAGGGCCAGCTCAGTCCTGGCCAGTCCCCTAGACCCCATACAGGAGGAGGGTGAGAGGAAGATATTAGTTAAGCTAATTTCCATTATGGACAGCACCTTTCACTTCctttatgtactgtatatagTAACCATTTGTACATAGTACCGATTACTCTTTTTAGCAGTTTTACCTTTCTTGtgcactattttttttatttttgaaatttatctctaattcactttttctttttgtagcaAGCGAAATTCCACAGTGTGAGAATTATAAAGTCTAAAGTCAACAGGACAACATAGTGTTACAGGGTTATAGTTAAAGTGCAGACCTCAAGCATATTAAAATGCTTTAGCGGAACCTTAATAGACTTGTGAAATGAAAGCCAggaaacctcaatgaactgaagcatcaCTGCACAGAAGAGTGGGCCAGAGTTCCTCGACAATTCATCATAACTCCATGAGAAACTAATCATGcgttgtacttagtttttcacagtgtttttgtattttggcttagtttttgtttaattagTAACACCACAGTGCAATACATCACATATTGTTGTTATAttggtaaaaataataattttagaaCTTTAGAATCTGgtaaggattatttttttaattattgcctAAGATgtacaaactaaaaaaaaaaaactgagattttattttctttttcacagtactgtattgtAATCGTATGTGTATATGGCAAATATCGTTTATGTGACTAAGCCTAAATATGTGACTTATATTGCAGGCATGTATAACTGTTTTCACAGCCAGTGTATGTCAACTAATTTAAAGGTGAAGGATAAAGGTAGGCTAAGGTTTTGGAAGTGGTAGTCAGAATAACTTCTCCGGGAAATTAATACCAGTATCTTTTGGAGATTTTAGATGGATATTTGCCACAAGAGGGCGCCATTTTGAAGGATTTCTCCATATTCTGCTGCCTTGGCTCTCCGGTTTGCTGGAAGCTGCGACGTGCTCAACAGAGTGTGCCCCATAGAGGCCTGATAAGCTGCAGTTTATTGATTACTTAACCGCTGGACCGAATGGTCTGAAGTTATGCGGCTTTTTCATTATAGCACATGAAGATATGTTTGCAGAAGTTGGCCGAGAGGGAGGCCTTTTCCACATAAATCCCtggaagaaagtaaaagtaaaagtaactaGGTCTGATAAATATGAGGTATTTATAACCCATTCATTTGGTTTAATTTGCTAAAGGATGTAATAGAATATGTATAATCTCGCTATAAAGCAATTCCTCAGCTGTATCATATGAATGACTCTTCGAGCAAACGACGCGCTGATTGGCTGCGCGTCCGCGGTGACGCAGAGCCGTGTTCATTGCATATTCAAGGCGCCTCTCTCTGCCCCGCTGCAATAAAGGCAGATAGCGGACCATGGGGAGCAGGGGAAACTTTTTATACTGACATGTTAACGCCATGACTTTTGAGTAACATCTAACTGGGACGAGGCTCCCGGCGTGAGGAGGACAGGGCCCTTTacgggaagaagaagaaaaaaaaaaggagcacttGCCATCTGCTTGGGTACGGGAACGGAAAAAAAGCAAGATTTGAGACGAGTCCAACAAAAAGAAGCGGTGGAAATCCAGTTTGGCCATTTGAATTGAAAGATGAGCTTGCTGTCTGCCATAGACACGAGTGCCTCCGTGTACCAGCCGGCTCAACTTCTCAACTGGGTCTATCTCTCCTTACAAGACCCCCACCAGACCAGCGCCTTTGACGCGTTCAGACCCGAGCCCAACTCTTCCCACCCGGATCTCAGTTTCAGCAAGACTCCCGCAGGGGCGGACCTGAGCTCTTCCCTGAACTCCAACTATCTCAAcaacttctttcagctgcagcgaAATGAGGTGAACGACGGCATGCTACGTACAAATATGGGATCTCTCAGGCTGTGAGACTGTAGTTGAGTTTAGTTAGTGTTGCCTGTCTGGGGAGCAAACGTTTTTCATGCAGTTTGCAACATGGGCTATTTTGGTATAACGGCtatgatatttttaatatagACAAAAACTTAAATAGCCCTGTGAAATGAACATTTTGGGGAGTTAGATTGAATATTCCACTATTATATTACTTAGTATAACACGATGGTGTAGGCCTCTATATATGATTCCAAtattggaaggaaaaaaaatgcgtAGACATACTCCGCTAATATGTCACTAACCCACTCATGGATTGCCTACttaagagaaaaatgaaattaatgtgAAATCTTTCCAGGTCTAAATATTACACAAAGTTTCTAAAGTCATCTCCCTTTCCCATAAATGTCGCCATAACATATGAAGAGATCTTCTTTCAGCATATTTATAAGTTATGGCTCAAAGTAAAGGTGGTGAGGAAGAATATGTTTTAATCAGAGCGGCAACAGATGGaaatagacccccccccccccccccaacctctTGTTGGATAGAGAGCAGGCCACTGCAGCCCCTTGCTGAGGTCTGCTGTCTGTGACTCCTTCAAATAGACCAGGTTGTGCAAACAAAATCAATCCTTGTTTACATATTACCTATTTTTGTGCCTCTGGGTAATTTTAGGGACAAACATGCTGATAATGTGTGCAGGCTGCAAATTTGATACTCCAGAGCCACACTGTGCAAAAGTGACTTCTCTGTACCTCACCCGTATACAGAAAATGATCACACAGGGTGGGCAGAATGGCAGTGTAAAAAATATACAGCAAGCCGGGTTGATTGCACTGCAGccgaccttttttttttttagatctctGTTCAAGTGACTGTGTTGGAAACTTTAGTAGTGGATGGATGGTGCAGTCACCATCTAGAGCCAGTGTTCATTATAATGGTGGCAACCGCAGAGGGCTTTTGAAGCCATTTAACATTAAAGTCATCGCTTTATACATTACACGCAACTGTGTAATACCATCAGAGTATAAAGTGTTTCAAACTGCGGGAACACACATAGAGTCTGGAAATGGTTTAAggggtgtgtgggggtgggtgggtgtgtgaaGGGGTGATTTTGCAACTTTCTATACTGGCTAAGCCAAGCAAAACAAATCACTGCAGAGATTTGATGATGACACGACTAACACGAAATGTGGTTGTTTTCGCAGTGAAGGATCACACAATAGTCTACTTGAAGTGAAACCGTGATAGATTAATGAAGTAATGGTTGACAGAGGACAAGTCGAGCGCGCTTATCGCAGATTCATCTGCTGACAGCTTAAAGACTCAAAAGTCTCCTTCACCACACGCACACATTTTAATGTTACTTTTGAAACTTTCTGGATCATTCTACCTCTTATCAGGCCACTTTTTAAAGTTCCCACAAGGCACCACAAGCCTGGCCTAAACAGCAGTGTTTGACTGacctcctgctgtgtgacacCTCATCACTGGACCTGTGAAAACAGTCACAGATGTGCTACACTCGTCCCGCCTCTCTCGGACACTCGGTGGCTGGCCGTCCCCTCACCTATTGCCACACGGGCAAAACACACAACCTACAGAGGActcctcactcactcactcactcgctCACTCACTCAGAcccacaaaaataaacaaaccgtCTCACCCCACCATTAGCAGATGTGTGTGAAATCTGTTTCCTTTTGGGCTGACAGTAGGTGGTTTGAAGCCAAACTGAAGAAATGCTCGCAACATAAACAGAGCAAAGTTTcctgttttatatttgttaaaATGATTTCGCAACCTGCAGTAAAACTTAACgctaacaaacacacaaacatgtacatTTCCATTTGGTGCAGTGATGATACACAGAGCTGGAACACATATGACAGATGGGAAACTGAGAAACTCCAGAGATGTAGGGCTTGATTTACAGCAACTACAAGTAATAAATGAACACGACGCTTAAAGCTGGAGCTGGTTAGCAAGACAATCTTACATCCTCCAGATAGAGATTTGGCTTTCAGCCCTGGTCAGGTTGCCAGGTCTAAGGTTTCTGTGCTGTGCAACATTTAACATCAACAGTAACATCATTTCCCAGACACAAGCCTGTGTCCCAAAATGATGCATAGCCTTCAGCTATAATAAAGAGCTTATCAGTGGATTTCTTCATGCCTACGAACTCTCTGACGTCTTTTTtttcactccctctctctctctctctctctctcgagtGGTGTCTCAGATTTATTAAATGTCAGGGCAGATAATTAGTTAGATTTCCTCTAGATTAATCACCTGACTGTATGAATATTTGCCAAAATCAGATTCATTTCACCCACAGGTCAAATCACGTCCACCTCTTCTGGATtgcatttaaaaagaagaaggcaTGAACGAGAAGGGAAATAAGGAAAGGCAGGCAATGTTTCCCCCCATTATTAATATTCAGAGGGCATCCTCTATGAATTCACTTGGCACTGTAGCACGCAACAGTGCGCCCTGTGGCTCCGAGCAGACTGCAGACTCGGACCACAGATAGTTTACCACCAGCAGTGCATGGTGACAGTGCTGATGTTCTGCTTGGTGGCCGGGGGAACATGCTTCCCATCTTGTTTACAGTGAGTCATACtttgtcctgtcttcctctgaggACATGCTCAGTACTTTTCCAGCTCATGAGCACAGCTGGGCCTCCCGCCAGATGTTCTGAATTTAATGAGAGAAATGATCTTGGagggttttgttgttgtttttgttcactttttGCACAACAACAAATGAGAGCGAATAAAGGAAATTGGTGGGTAATCTAAGCATTATATGGGAAGCAGAGTGTTGTATTAAAAATGAACTGTATCTGATATTATTTTTCAGGCCTTAAACAACAACGTGTATAAGAATGTGTCTCCCTATGGCTCCCTGAACAACATCGTGGACGGACTCAACTCCCTGACGGACCATTTCTCAGACCTTTCCCTTTCTTCTGAAACACGGAAACCGAACAAAAGACCCCCACCCAACTACTTGTGCCACCTGTGCTTCAACAAGGGCCATTATATCAAAGACTGCCCTCAGGTGAGACTCTTAAAGCACATATATAACATAATCTGGTCATCAGGTGACACAGGTAGCTTATAAACATTGTTAAATCTCTCAGtatctttcatttttcttaatCTTGACTTTAGACCTCTTCACTGACTTTTTATTTGGTTCACACAAACCAATGATGGCACCGAAGCTTGCCGCAGTCAgtccctctctccctcactctgtctctcgctttctttccctccctcttttTGGATCTGGTCTGACCTACTTGCTAAACAGGCTGGCCTCTGTCTTCTGtagtcatgtgtgtgtgtgcgtgtgtatgctCGTGTCTTAACTGGCAAAGCattacacaacaacaacaacaacaacaaaaatagatATTATAGGCAGATGTTATGTCATGGTTGTATTTTCAAACTTTCAAGTTAAAAGTGAAGCGATTTGCATCAGATCAACGTTCTGACTGCGCTGGCATGTGTGAATTAATAGCGTAGGTGCTGTTTTCTGACATGTAGCTACAGATATTACATCCACAGCTGCATTCCTCTCTGAGTTTCCCACTGATTCAGCCTGTtatgatgcagtttttttttagtttttttttttatgaggcaCCATGACAAATTCACCTTGAGGTCTAGCATGGAGGTTACTGAGTATGAGTGTGTGACTAATGGGGTCCCAGCTGTTGTCATCACCCCTACACCAAAGCTTACTTTGGAAAAGAAATGTAGATCGCTGCCAATTTGCTTTCAATGTAATTGGGCCAAAAACTGACTTTTGTTTTAGAAAGATAAGGCCCTGGTTAATATCATTCATGCCCCTGCATCAATCTATATTATTCATATCCAGTAtcctacaacaacaacaacaactttatttatgtagcactttttaaagcacacacttgcaaagtgcttcacagtttatatacattatatacattACAGAAGTGTACTTAAATTACATACACACAGTTAAACATATGGTCCTCCACGCACTCATACATATGACCATGTGATGTGTGAAAGGAAAAGCTAACCAATGAAAATAGAGATATATAATTGCTTATAGAGTCACAAACATAGGGTTTGTGTATAGCTGCTACAGTAAAACTGAAGTGTATTTTCTAGACTAGACTAGACtgtgaaactgctttggtcAGTCTGCCATTGTGGTGTTACATAGCACCTTGTAAAGGCAAATTCATCGAGTGCAAGCATGGCCTAGAAGTGAGGTATTTTCATAGGAGGAACACAAAGGCACTTTCCCTTAGAACTGTGGAGgttttgagttgtttttttgttggacCCTATACTATCCATGTCTTTCAGTTGCCTCTCCCCTTTGTCTCCACTCCCTTTCCCTGGGTGAGGTACAATAGCCTAACCCCAGCCCTAAGTTTCTTTTGCATGAAACTGTAATGAGGAGCAGATGTGAGATTAAAATGCTTTGACTTGCTTTATGACATATGATGACGGGTCTCATGAGTTCTGTATAAGAACTGTGTAGTGATGAAATATCTCCTGGGCAGTCCCAAATTGCAGTGTGTGGGAATTAGATCATCTGCTCACAACTCTTCCTGGAATTCGGGATCGTGCAGCATGTAACCTCCCATCTTTCTCTACTGTACCTGTGGATGCGAGGAATGATCAAATGATACTCAGCGCTGGCACAGGTGGACATTAAGTTATTCATAATTTAGCATCTTTAGCACCAAAACCATATCTCTTGTATATTAAATTTCACTTTACTGCTTCAAAATTTGTTCCTTTATTAAACAAAACCCTTTTGACAGCAGGGAGCAGTGAAATTAATCTTTCCATTGTGTATGTCAGAATCACCCTCAGCCGTCTTCTGGTTTGTATTTCAGCTGTTCGTTAAACTGCCAGCAGTAACTCAGAAAGCAGCAAAGTCTCCAGACAGCCTCAGCACCTTCCATCTCAGTTATTTAGGTCTCTCCTGGGCTTTTCCTCCATAAGTTTACCTTCCATTTGTGCTACATCATTTACACTATTGCCCTCTCACCTGTCATTGCATGCCTAAGCCAAGGATAGTTCTTCCTTATTTAACCAGCTGAAGTTCCAAATAATAAATGTGGCACACAAGCAAGAGAGTTCGCCATGCTTACTAGTCAAGGTGTTCTTGTTCATACTCTGAACAAGAACACCTTATTCGAAATGATCAGTACTCTGTTTCACATTGTGCAGTTGTGTGTTCCTGATAAGAGTTTGTCCTGTCCAGGGATGCATGCCAGGTGCTGCAAAGTTTGTCATCCTAGTCCAGCATGGAGAAGGACATTCTGACAGCATGTAGAACCTTCCTCTTCTACTTCACCTCATCATGCTTTGTTTTGTGCTATGACTTTCAAAGGGCCACTTTTATGAACTGAAATAAGTTTCTCCTTTATTTATGATGGCTTCTGTACCTTTATTTTATAGCTTTGTTTTTAGAGCATAAAGAGGTAGGCCAAAGTGCTAATGCATTAATTGAAATGTAAGACACTAccgccccccttttttttcct
This is a stretch of genomic DNA from Archocentrus centrarchus isolate MPI-CPG fArcCen1 chromosome 15, fArcCen1, whole genome shotgun sequence. It encodes these proteins:
- the zcchc24 gene encoding zinc finger CCHC domain-containing protein 24; its protein translation is MSLLSAIDTSASVYQPAQLLNWVYLSLQDPHQTSAFDAFRPEPNSSHPDLSFSKTPAGADLSSSLNSNYLNNFFQLQRNEALNNNVYKNVSPYGSLNNIVDGLNSLTDHFSDLSLSSETRKPNKRPPPNYLCHLCFNKGHYIKDCPQARPKGEGLTPYQGKKRCFGEYKCPKCKRKWMSGNSWANMGQECIKCHINVYPHKQRPLEKPDGLDVSDQSKEHPQHLCEKCKVLGYYCRRVQ